A single genomic interval of Lathyrus oleraceus cultivar Zhongwan6 chromosome 7, CAAS_Psat_ZW6_1.0, whole genome shotgun sequence harbors:
- the LOC127104863 gene encoding uncharacterized protein LOC127104863, with amino-acid sequence MNVEKVLRSLTPQYDMIVTIEKTKDLETMKMEDLQGSLEARKLRLNQRETNKDFEHALIAHSRKESSDDMKRKWKQRKGKHQREVTPDRKEKKKFEERSESSKRGGGYSKFQNKKNFQDKRRIQCFNCEKYGYFASNCWFEKGKKKTVAEKANMVQDDLDSYHVMLMIITSEGVPAYDVWYLDSGCPNHMTGHKGWLTDFNSNKKTNVKLADSRSFMAEGMSKIIIQRKEDKTTLIKDVLVVPGMQCSLLSIDQMVEKGFSIIMEGCSLKLYDKKKRMVLKSTLTKNKIWKASLKASESHCLYSSILDEESWFCHKRYVHMNFRSL; translated from the coding sequence ATGAATGTTGAAAAGGTACTTCGAAGTCTCACTCCTCAATATGATATGATAGTAACAATTGAGAAAACCAAAGATCTGGAAACAATGAAGATGGAGGATCTACAAGGATCTCTTGAAGCCAGAAAACTGAGACTTAATCAAAGAGAGACAAATAAAGATTTTGAACATGCCCTGATTGCTCATTCAAGAAAGGAAAGTTCTGATGACATGAAGAGAAAGTGGAAGCAGAGAAAAGGAAAACATCAGAGAGAAGTCACACCAGATAGAAAAGAGAAGAAGAAGTTTGAAGAAAGATCTGAATCCTCTAAAAGAGGAGGGGGATATAGCAAATTTCAAAACAAGAAAAATTTTCAAGACAAAAGAAGGATTCAATGCTTCAATTGTGAGAAGTATGGTTACTTTGCTTCAAATTGCTGGTTTGAAAAGGGAAAGAAGAAGACTGTTGCAGAGAAAGCTAACATGGTGCAAGATGATTTAGATtcatatcatgtcatgttaaTGATAATCACCTCTGAAGGGGTTCCAGCTTATGATGTGTGGTACTTAGATTCTGGTTGTCCTAACCATATGACTGGACACAAGGGGTGGTTGACTGACTTTAACTCAAACAAGAAGACAAATGTGAAGCTGGCAGATAGTAGAAGCTTTATGGCAGAAGGCATGAGCAAGATTATCATACAAAGAAAGGAAGATAAAACAACATTGATAAAAGATGTGTTAGTTGTCCCTGGTATGCAATGTAGTCTGCTGAGCATTGATCAGATGGTAGAGAAAGGATTCTCAATAATCATGGAAGGATGCTCACTAAAGCTATATGACAAGAAGAAAAGAATGGTTCTGAAATCAACTCTAACCAAAAACAAAATCTGGAAGGCTAGCTTGAAGGCATCAGAATCACATTGTCTTTATTCATCAATTCTTGATGAAGAAAGCTGGTTTTGCCACAAAAGGTATGTGCATATGAATTTCAGAAGTCTATGA
- the LOC127106413 gene encoding uncharacterized protein LOC127106413: protein MIIIFINKKWIFEFAAEHPMNTAIVTASTPSWWCYIHNHRLHPHFFPRPKHPQFRGLRLLRSKGIVESSWGNSAVNVSSWDDKPFEILPNGKRSYLDEQDVVAFIDPPNYLTPLDPTSYNPASYLWKKIEDVPEERRHRLLPLIEPRLISKAWQIAGTRYEDLKLVRKSESTLLINSNKEDVMLEYYKCQTSGGPMPISWINSFKKVIFSCKDGKTYGRLIGGSVLASFADSFAPLYFTMTQIKEVLSTEEPCDLSYEFGDGRYDIKELPLGFPKPVKHPYPFNDQIVIYVRYIGPGVSVGQAWQEGNKLDQIPRKLCGEILMVKDYTSLQESQ from the exons ATGATCATAATTTTCATAAATAAGAAGTGGATTTTCGAGTTTGCGGCTGAACATCCTATGAATACAGCGATAGTTACTGCATCAACCCCAAGTTGGTGGTGCTACATTCATAACCACCGTCTACATCCTCATTTCTTTCCTCGCCCTAAACACCCACAGTTCAGAG GTTTGCGGTTGTTGCGCAGTAAGGGAATTGTTGAATCTAGCTGGGGAAACAGTGCTGTTAATGTATCTTCATGGGATGATAAACCCTTTGAAATCCTTCCAAATGGTAAAAGGTCTTACTTGGATGAACAAGATGTTGTTGCGTTTATTGATCCTCCCAATTATTTGACACCTTTGGATCCAACTTCTTACAATCCTGCTTCATATCTCTG GAAAAAAATTGAAGATGTTCCGGAGGAAAGGCGTCATCGACTACTGCCACTGATAGAACCTAG ACTTATATCAAAAGCTTGGCAGATAGCTGGTACACGATATGAGGATCTTAAGTTAGTACGAAAAAGTGAATCTACATTGTTGATCAACTCAAACAAAGAGGATGTGATGCTTGAATATTATAAATGCCAAACAAGTGGAG GACCAATGCCAATTTCCTGGATTAATTCCTTCAAAAAG GTTATATTTTCTTGCAAGGATGGGAAGACCTATGGACGGCTCATTG GCGGATCGGTTTTGGCTTCATTTGCTGATTCTTTCGCTCCTCTGTATTTTACAATGACACAAATTAAGGAAGTGCTGTCAACTGAGGAGCCTTGTGATTTATCATATGAATTTGGGGATGGACGGTATGATATCAAAGAACTTCCACTAGGATTTCCTAAACCAG TTAAACATCCTTACCCTTTCAACGATCAAATTGTTATATATGTTCGCTATATTGGACCGGGTGTTTCCGTAGGGCAAGCATGGCAAGAGGGAAATAAGTTAGACCAAATACCACGAAAATTATGTGGCGAGATATTAATGGTGAAAGATTACACATCATTACAAGAAAGCCAGTGA